In one Bryobacteraceae bacterium genomic region, the following are encoded:
- a CDS encoding alpha/beta fold hydrolase — protein MAHPAGRIFTRTWRPAAECSSPIVLFHDSLGCVELWRDFPEALAARTGRCVVAYDRLGFGKSDARRGRPGLDFVGEEAAVYFPALREQLGIGRFVAFGHSVGGGMAVHCAARFASECDAVITESAQAFVEPRTVEGIAAVRDQFLQPGQMARLEKYHGGKAAWVLDAWTGTWLDAAFASWSLDAVLPAVGRPLLAIHGDRDEYGSLEQPARIAALAGGPSRVEVMTETAHVPHREREEAVVRLVTSFLESV, from the coding sequence GTGGCCCACCCGGCCGGCCGCATCTTCACGCGGACGTGGCGTCCGGCGGCTGAATGCAGCAGCCCGATCGTTCTCTTCCATGACTCGCTTGGGTGCGTGGAGTTGTGGCGCGACTTCCCCGAGGCGTTGGCGGCGCGGACGGGGCGTTGCGTGGTTGCTTACGATCGCCTGGGTTTCGGGAAGTCCGATGCGCGGCGCGGGCGGCCGGGGCTCGATTTCGTGGGCGAGGAGGCTGCCGTCTACTTTCCGGCGTTGCGGGAGCAACTGGGCATCGGGCGTTTCGTTGCCTTCGGGCATAGCGTGGGCGGCGGGATGGCGGTGCATTGCGCGGCCCGGTTCGCCAGTGAGTGCGATGCGGTGATCACGGAGTCCGCGCAGGCGTTTGTGGAGCCGCGGACGGTGGAAGGCATCGCCGCGGTGCGGGACCAGTTCCTGCAGCCGGGGCAGATGGCGCGGCTCGAGAAGTATCACGGCGGGAAGGCGGCGTGGGTGCTGGATGCCTGGACGGGCACGTGGCTCGATGCGGCATTTGCTTCGTGGTCTCTCGACGCGGTGCTGCCGGCGGTGGGGCGCCCGCTGTTGGCGATCCATGGGGACCGCGACGAATACGGGTCCCTCGAGCAGCCGGCGCGAATCGCGGCGCTGGCCGGCGGGCCGTCCCGGGTGGAAGTGATGACGGAGACGGCGCACGTGCCGCATCGGGAGCGCGAAGAGGCGGTGGTTCGGCTGGTTACTTCGTTCCTGGAATCGGTGTGA
- a CDS encoding aldo/keto reductase yields the protein MDRRSFLAGAIGAAAAPSLAPAAATPEWRNKQAGMAYRQFGRTGIMVSEVVSGGDPIRSKNWEHLNLAIEMGLNYLDMAPAYGNGDCELSYGKLLGSSAKREKVFLTTKISPYISTRNRMYDEIFKGLPAEKQNAIRKRAEEMVAERGVAKPGYLLEYYPGLPNPIIPTYICNAMRQDYGHQVEGSKPFKAIITKSVEDSLKRVGTDYFDTVMCPHGAYAPEDLDNPEIRETLFDLRKQGKIRFIGVTSHFDAGGILRKAAQLGHYDVAMVSYNVINGGYVEQAMTQAKAAGMGVIAMKAAMAVATHHKSLQPIPQWRIDKVNRIVPGEMKAPMKAYLWALQNPNLTAVVSNLWDETFVRENLSLAGKKVELQPA from the coding sequence GTGGATCGACGAAGTTTTCTTGCCGGCGCGATTGGAGCCGCGGCGGCGCCGAGTCTGGCTCCGGCGGCGGCGACGCCGGAGTGGCGGAACAAGCAGGCCGGGATGGCGTACCGGCAGTTCGGACGAACGGGAATCATGGTCTCCGAGGTGGTGAGCGGAGGCGATCCGATCCGGTCGAAAAACTGGGAGCACCTGAACCTGGCGATCGAGATGGGCCTGAACTATCTCGACATGGCGCCGGCCTACGGGAACGGCGATTGCGAGCTTTCCTACGGCAAGCTGCTAGGCAGCTCGGCGAAGCGCGAGAAGGTGTTCCTGACGACGAAGATTTCCCCCTACATCTCCACGCGGAACCGGATGTACGATGAGATCTTCAAAGGGCTGCCGGCGGAGAAGCAGAACGCCATCCGGAAACGGGCCGAGGAGATGGTGGCCGAGCGCGGCGTGGCCAAGCCCGGCTACCTGCTCGAGTATTATCCGGGGCTGCCGAATCCGATCATACCCACCTACATCTGCAACGCGATGCGGCAGGACTACGGGCACCAGGTGGAGGGAAGCAAGCCGTTCAAGGCGATCATCACCAAGAGCGTGGAAGACAGCCTGAAGCGCGTGGGGACCGACTACTTCGATACGGTGATGTGCCCGCACGGGGCATACGCGCCCGAGGACCTGGACAATCCGGAGATCCGCGAAACGCTGTTCGATCTGCGCAAGCAGGGCAAGATCCGGTTTATCGGCGTGACGTCGCACTTCGACGCCGGCGGGATTCTGCGCAAGGCGGCGCAGTTGGGACACTATGACGTGGCGATGGTGTCCTACAACGTGATCAACGGCGGCTACGTGGAGCAGGCGATGACGCAGGCGAAAGCCGCCGGGATGGGCGTGATCGCGATGAAGGCGGCGATGGCGGTGGCGACGCATCACAAGTCCCTGCAGCCGATTCCGCAGTGGCGGATCGACAAGGTGAACCGCATCGTGCCGGGCGAAATGAAGGCGCCGATGAAGGCGTACCTGTGGGCGCTGCAGAATCCGAATCTGACGGCCGTGGTGTCGAATCTCTGGGATGAGACGTTCGTCCGGGAGAACTTGTCGCTGGCGGGGAAGAAAGTGGAGTTGCAGCCGGCGTAG
- a CDS encoding multifunctional oxoglutarate decarboxylase/oxoglutarate dehydrogenase thiamine pyrophosphate-binding subunit/dihydrolipoyllysine-residue succinyltransferase subunit, producing MSITTEPRPSVNSWLEEEMYHQYRHDRSAVDEAWQDVFGSNGDAVPGAEESAYQAAAAAAAQPEPAAPTPPAPAPPEPPSNFTPAQAPQAAPSPVPAEAKAVATQPAPALQLRSSEQLVPLRGAPGRLAANMTASLSVPTATSQRVVPVKVIEENRRILNQYRELQGKSKISYTHLLSWAIVQAVKAQPSMNDAYAEQNGEPFRIVRKETNIGLAVDVAGPGGTRSLVVPCIKNAGAMTFDQFLAAFDDLVQRARKAKLTVDDFLGTSISLTNPGTVGTMGSVPRLMPGQGCIIASGAMDYPPEYAGARPEVLAALGLSKVMTLTCTYDHRIIQGAESGTFLGKLQDLLFGAAEFYEEIFSALHLPARPMHWEPDREGFTAAQQLPAAWRAPGQMALPAAPHQALPAPAGLPAAPVAPKEAAILQLINAYRVRGHLIADINPLGAKTLYHPELDPATYGFSIWDLDREFITGSLGWATGEASWKPVATLREILETLRHTYCGRITCEYMSIQHPDQKSWLQQRMEPHANAWPLTPENRIRTLERLIAAEQFESFIHSRFVGQKRFSLEGAETAIAMLDELLDMIGDSGGQEAVIGMAHRGRLNVLANAAGKRMSQIFSEFEGHPDPNSMQGSGDVKYHLGATGTHRSQNTGREVVVSVAPNPSHLEAVNPVVEGIVRAKQSRMGDTERERIVPVLFHGDAAFAGQGVVTETLNLSQLHGYRTGGTIHIIINNQIGFTTNPQESRSSVYCTDIARMVQAPIFHVNGDDPEACVRAIQIAYEFRQRFKKDVVIDLICYRRHGHNEGDDPSYTQPLMYRQIKEHPPISNLYAERLVREKVVTPEQVDRFRKRISLNLDDGFEEARQYPARYEVEEIGVVEDLPPEPETRTAVQRDLLEEVLEALTAVPDNFTLHPKLKGLFDKRKNALETGIDWALAEALAFGTLLIEGTPVRLSGQDSGRGTFSQRHLTIYDYETGVPYRSLKHIAPDQAPFSVYDSSLSEYAVMGFEFGYSIGDPLSMVLWEGQFGDFVNGAQIMIDQFLSVCGHKWGQPSGLVLLLPHGYEGQGPEHSSARIERFLILSAEENWYIVNATTPAQYFHVLRRQMRGGADARGVRKPLILFTPKSLLRHPKVVSRAGEFTGDGFHEVIGDAEVNPDQVSRILICSGKIYYDLLHRREETRAEHVAIIRLEQLYPFPAKDLQDQINRYHATADIAWVQEEPLNMGPWRLMSDYIQPMLERSRRRLRFIGRPESASPAAGSYRTHEREQKEIIEAAFSEGKTAPVRKVRVVRRRTAK from the coding sequence ATGTCTATCACGACCGAGCCCCGCCCGAGTGTGAACAGTTGGCTGGAAGAGGAGATGTACCACCAGTACCGCCACGACCGCAGCGCCGTGGACGAAGCCTGGCAGGACGTCTTCGGTTCCAACGGCGATGCCGTCCCCGGCGCTGAGGAATCCGCCTACCAGGCCGCCGCGGCCGCCGCCGCTCAACCAGAGCCTGCCGCTCCCACTCCCCCGGCGCCTGCCCCGCCGGAGCCTCCTTCGAACTTCACGCCGGCGCAGGCGCCCCAAGCAGCGCCTTCACCCGTACCCGCCGAGGCGAAGGCTGTCGCCACTCAGCCCGCTCCTGCGCTCCAACTGCGCTCGTCGGAGCAGCTTGTGCCTCTTCGCGGAGCGCCCGGACGCCTCGCCGCCAACATGACCGCGTCGCTCTCGGTCCCCACCGCCACCTCGCAGCGCGTCGTGCCGGTGAAGGTGATCGAAGAGAACCGCCGCATCCTCAACCAGTACCGGGAGCTCCAGGGCAAATCGAAGATCTCATACACGCACCTGTTGTCGTGGGCCATCGTGCAGGCCGTCAAGGCGCAGCCCTCCATGAACGATGCCTACGCCGAGCAGAACGGTGAACCGTTCCGCATCGTCCGCAAAGAAACGAACATCGGGCTCGCCGTCGACGTGGCCGGCCCCGGCGGAACGCGTTCCCTTGTCGTTCCCTGTATAAAAAACGCCGGCGCCATGACGTTCGACCAGTTCCTCGCCGCCTTCGACGATCTCGTCCAGCGCGCCCGAAAGGCCAAGCTCACCGTCGACGATTTCCTCGGCACCTCCATCTCGCTCACCAACCCCGGCACGGTGGGCACCATGGGATCGGTGCCGCGCCTCATGCCCGGCCAGGGCTGCATCATCGCCTCCGGCGCGATGGACTATCCGCCCGAGTACGCCGGAGCGCGCCCAGAAGTCCTCGCGGCGCTAGGGCTCAGCAAGGTGATGACTCTCACGTGTACCTACGACCACCGCATCATCCAGGGCGCTGAGTCCGGCACTTTCCTCGGCAAACTCCAGGATCTTCTGTTCGGCGCCGCCGAGTTCTACGAAGAGATCTTCTCGGCGCTTCACCTCCCGGCCCGTCCCATGCACTGGGAACCGGATCGCGAGGGCTTCACGGCCGCGCAGCAACTTCCCGCCGCTTGGCGCGCCCCCGGCCAAATGGCCCTCCCCGCCGCGCCCCACCAGGCGCTGCCGGCCCCGGCCGGACTCCCCGCCGCGCCTGTCGCGCCGAAGGAAGCCGCCATCCTCCAGCTCATCAACGCCTATCGAGTCCGCGGCCACCTCATCGCCGACATCAACCCGCTCGGCGCCAAGACTCTTTATCACCCGGAACTCGATCCCGCCACCTACGGCTTCTCCATCTGGGATCTCGACCGTGAATTTATCACTGGCTCCCTCGGCTGGGCCACCGGAGAGGCGTCCTGGAAGCCGGTCGCTACGCTCCGCGAAATCCTCGAGACCCTGCGCCACACCTACTGCGGACGCATCACCTGCGAGTACATGAGCATCCAGCACCCGGACCAGAAATCCTGGCTCCAGCAGCGCATGGAGCCCCACGCCAACGCTTGGCCGCTCACTCCCGAAAACCGCATCCGCACGCTTGAGCGCCTGATCGCCGCCGAACAGTTCGAATCGTTCATTCACTCCCGCTTCGTCGGCCAGAAGCGCTTCTCGCTCGAAGGCGCTGAAACCGCCATCGCCATGTTGGACGAACTGCTCGACATGATCGGCGATAGCGGCGGCCAGGAAGCCGTCATCGGCATGGCTCACCGCGGACGCCTCAACGTCCTCGCCAACGCCGCCGGCAAGCGCATGAGCCAGATCTTCTCCGAGTTCGAAGGCCACCCGGACCCAAACTCCATGCAGGGCTCGGGCGACGTCAAGTACCACCTCGGCGCCACCGGCACGCACCGATCGCAGAACACCGGCCGGGAGGTAGTCGTCTCGGTCGCGCCCAACCCTTCGCACCTCGAGGCGGTGAATCCGGTGGTCGAAGGCATCGTCCGCGCCAAGCAATCCCGGATGGGCGACACCGAGCGCGAACGCATCGTCCCGGTGCTGTTCCACGGCGATGCCGCCTTTGCCGGCCAGGGCGTCGTCACTGAGACCCTCAATCTCTCGCAACTTCACGGCTACCGCACCGGCGGAACCATCCACATCATCATCAACAACCAGATCGGGTTCACCACCAACCCCCAGGAATCGCGATCCTCCGTCTATTGCACCGACATCGCCCGGATGGTCCAGGCGCCCATCTTCCACGTTAATGGCGACGACCCGGAAGCCTGCGTCCGCGCCATCCAAATCGCCTACGAGTTCCGCCAGCGGTTCAAGAAAGACGTCGTCATCGATCTCATCTGCTATCGGCGCCACGGCCACAACGAAGGCGACGACCCCAGCTACACCCAGCCGCTGATGTACCGTCAGATCAAGGAACATCCGCCCATCAGCAACCTTTATGCCGAGCGCCTGGTTCGCGAAAAGGTGGTGACGCCGGAGCAGGTCGATCGCTTCCGCAAACGCATTTCGCTAAATCTGGACGACGGCTTCGAAGAAGCGCGCCAGTACCCGGCCCGCTACGAAGTGGAAGAGATCGGCGTCGTTGAGGACCTTCCTCCCGAACCCGAAACCCGCACCGCGGTCCAGCGGGACCTGCTCGAGGAAGTGCTCGAGGCCCTCACCGCGGTCCCCGACAATTTTACTCTCCACCCGAAGCTCAAGGGCCTCTTCGATAAACGCAAGAACGCGCTCGAGACCGGCATCGATTGGGCTCTCGCCGAAGCTCTCGCCTTCGGCACACTGCTCATCGAAGGGACGCCCGTTCGCCTCTCCGGTCAGGACTCCGGCCGCGGCACCTTCTCCCAGCGCCATCTCACGATCTACGACTATGAGACCGGCGTGCCCTACCGCTCCCTCAAGCACATCGCCCCGGACCAGGCGCCCTTCTCCGTCTACGACTCCTCGCTCAGCGAGTACGCCGTCATGGGCTTCGAGTTCGGCTACTCCATCGGCGACCCTCTCTCGATGGTTCTCTGGGAAGGTCAATTCGGCGACTTCGTCAACGGCGCCCAGATCATGATCGACCAGTTCCTCAGCGTCTGCGGCCACAAGTGGGGCCAGCCAAGCGGACTCGTGCTCCTGCTCCCGCATGGCTACGAGGGCCAGGGCCCCGAGCATTCATCGGCTCGCATCGAGCGGTTCCTGATCCTCAGCGCCGAGGAGAACTGGTACATCGTCAACGCCACCACGCCGGCGCAGTACTTCCATGTGCTCCGGCGCCAGATGCGCGGCGGCGCCGACGCGCGCGGAGTCCGCAAACCGCTGATCCTGTTCACGCCCAAGAGCCTCCTCCGCCACCCGAAGGTCGTCTCGCGGGCCGGCGAATTCACCGGCGACGGGTTCCATGAGGTCATCGGCGATGCCGAGGTGAACCCCGATCAGGTGTCGCGAATCCTCATCTGCTCCGGCAAGATCTACTACGATCTCCTCCATCGCCGCGAAGAGACCCGCGCCGAGCACGTCGCCATCATCCGCCTCGAGCAGTTGTATCCGTTCCCCGCCAAGGATCTCCAGGACCAGATCAACCGCTATCACGCCACCGCCGACATCGCGTGGGTGCAGGAAGAGCCGCTCAACATGGGCCCCTGGCGACTGATGAGCGACTACATTCAGCCCATGCTCGAACGCAGCCGCCGCCGGCTGCGCTTCATCGGCCGGCCGGAGAGCGCCTCCCCCGCCGCCGGCTCCTATCGCACGCACGAACGCGAGCAGAAGGAGATCATTGAGGCCGCGTTTTCCGAAGGGAAGACCGCGCCCGTCCGGAAAGTCCGCGTGGTCCGCCGCCGCACCGCGAAGTAG
- a CDS encoding phosphatidylserine decarboxylase → MVVTGIYYAMAFIAGGVIVGWLARPAWGAPMFLLAAFFLWFFRDPERTVPQGPHAVSPADGRVTAVKPESGLTRVSIFLNPFDVHVNRTPVGGRILEAVYKPGEFLVASREEASVRNEQNIVTVECDDGVRVVFKQIAGLVARRCVLNKTAGDIVQMGERIGLMQFSSRMDVLFGPEWRILVREGQRVVAGETIIAQRNPS, encoded by the coding sequence ATGGTAGTCACGGGCATCTACTACGCGATGGCATTCATCGCCGGCGGCGTGATCGTCGGTTGGCTCGCCCGTCCCGCCTGGGGCGCGCCGATGTTCCTGCTCGCGGCGTTCTTCCTATGGTTCTTCCGCGACCCCGAACGCACCGTCCCCCAAGGGCCGCACGCCGTGTCTCCGGCTGACGGCCGCGTCACCGCCGTCAAGCCCGAGAGCGGCCTTACCCGCGTCAGCATCTTCCTCAACCCGTTCGACGTGCACGTCAACCGGACGCCGGTAGGCGGGCGGATCTTGGAAGCGGTCTACAAACCCGGCGAGTTCCTTGTCGCCAGCCGAGAGGAAGCGTCGGTCCGCAATGAACAGAACATCGTCACCGTCGAGTGCGACGACGGCGTCCGCGTCGTCTTCAAACAGATCGCCGGCCTCGTCGCCCGCCGCTGCGTCCTGAACAAAACGGCCGGTGATATCGTACAAATGGGCGAGCGGATCGGACTCATGCAGTTCAGCTCGCGAATGGATGTCCTGTTCGGCCCCGAGTGGCGAATCCTCGTCCGGGAAGGCCAGCGCGTCGTCGCCGGCGAAACGATCATCGCGCAAAGGAACCCTTCATGA
- the pssA gene encoding CDP-diacylglycerol--serine O-phosphatidyltransferase has protein sequence MTRRLREKLIDPNSPDRRPRKAAYALPSLFTAGNMFLGFLAIVKAFQGAMLATRGDLGHNPHLEAAAIMIGVAVFLDGLDGRIARMTNTVSDFGRELDSLADVITFGVAPAILAWVFGFQFLSRDFDPGLRDQLNRLGMFFVFLYLMCGASRLARFNIQVDPKPKNPGRPGRKYFVGLPIPAAAAFVAAVVYAADSSPLEWWVFGAIWIAALGLLSFLMVSTWRYRSFKDFNLLSPRSPVSVILLASLIYMIWNYSQPVLLAMALTYTGSGIVIRLGGLLRRHPHAHPPPQQQGV, from the coding sequence ATGACTCGCCGCCTTCGCGAGAAGCTCATTGACCCGAATTCGCCCGATCGCCGGCCGCGCAAAGCCGCCTACGCCCTCCCTTCCCTGTTCACCGCCGGCAACATGTTCCTCGGCTTTCTCGCCATCGTGAAGGCGTTCCAGGGCGCGATGCTCGCCACCCGCGGCGACCTCGGCCACAACCCCCACCTCGAAGCCGCCGCCATCATGATCGGCGTGGCCGTCTTCCTCGACGGGCTCGACGGCCGCATCGCCCGCATGACCAACACCGTCTCCGACTTCGGCCGTGAACTCGATTCCCTCGCCGACGTGATCACCTTCGGCGTCGCCCCGGCCATCCTCGCCTGGGTCTTCGGCTTCCAGTTCCTGTCTCGCGATTTCGACCCTGGCCTCCGCGACCAGCTCAACCGCCTCGGTATGTTCTTCGTCTTCCTCTACCTGATGTGCGGCGCGTCGCGCCTCGCGCGGTTTAACATTCAGGTGGACCCGAAGCCCAAGAACCCCGGACGCCCCGGACGCAAATACTTCGTCGGCCTCCCCATACCCGCCGCGGCCGCCTTCGTCGCCGCCGTCGTCTACGCCGCGGACTCGTCGCCGCTCGAATGGTGGGTTTTCGGAGCCATCTGGATCGCCGCTCTCGGCCTGCTCTCGTTCCTCATGGTGAGCACGTGGCGCTACCGCAGCTTCAAGGACTTCAACTTACTAAGTCCCCGGTCGCCGGTGAGTGTGATTCTGCTCGCGAGCCTGATCTACATGATCTGGAACTATTCGCAGCCGGTTCTGCTCGCCATGGCGCTCACCTACACCGGCTCCGGAATCGTGATCCGCCTCGGCGGCCTTCTCCGCCGCCACCCGCACGCCCACCCGCCGCCTCAGCAGCAAGGGGTCTAG
- a CDS encoding PadR family transcriptional regulator, with protein MARDGIIGEFEYLVLAACERLGERAYGASIANEIEAATGRRCSSGALYLTLDRLEAKGFVATRMGGASAERGGRAKRLVRITGLGRDAGARFYSAVTRATEGIRWEEAKQCTA; from the coding sequence ATGGCAAGGGATGGGATCATCGGTGAGTTCGAATACCTGGTGCTGGCCGCGTGCGAACGCCTGGGGGAGCGCGCCTACGGCGCCTCCATCGCGAACGAAATCGAGGCGGCAACCGGACGCCGTTGCTCCTCGGGCGCGTTGTACCTGACACTCGATCGGCTGGAGGCCAAGGGCTTCGTAGCTACGCGAATGGGTGGCGCGAGCGCGGAACGGGGCGGCCGGGCGAAGCGTCTGGTGCGGATCACGGGACTGGGGCGCGATGCCGGCGCCCGGTTCTACTCAGCCGTTACCCGAGCCACGGAGGGCATTCGGTGGGAGGAGGCGAAACAATGTACGGCATGA
- a CDS encoding dicarboxylate/amino acid:cation symporter: MLGRLAAGLVFGLAFPEWSRPLAPVAEIFLRLLRAIVAPLLFGMLVTALGGAGSLRSVGRLGLRSVVYFEAVTAVALVIGWGVVTLLAPGAGVALRAAETAPAVERPTVASVVVNAFPSSVLDAMARGDVLQIVVFCILFGLAAGAAGEKARPLVQFAGSLAAVSFQFTRFLMYAAPAAIFAAIASSAAENGVGMLAGLGKFVVAAWIAQAAYVAVVLAPALKIAGADWRRFWRAAREPVLVGFGTTSSAAAIPVALEHMEGYGVDRRVLGFVMPVGLSLNPAGSTIHLAMAAFFVAQAGGLELSAGQAAMILLTLKLTSKGVAGIPRANFVILAALFDQFGLPKEGLALLLGVDAAIDPVRTGVNVLGHCVAPVVLQRWDREGRC; this comes from the coding sequence ATGCTCGGGAGACTCGCGGCGGGGCTCGTGTTCGGGCTGGCGTTTCCGGAATGGTCCCGGCCGTTGGCTCCGGTGGCGGAGATCTTTCTGCGGCTGCTGCGGGCGATCGTGGCGCCCCTGCTGTTCGGGATGCTGGTGACGGCGCTAGGCGGGGCGGGGAGCCTGCGGTCGGTTGGGCGGCTGGGGCTGCGGAGCGTCGTGTACTTCGAGGCGGTGACGGCGGTGGCGCTGGTGATCGGGTGGGGCGTGGTGACGCTGCTGGCGCCGGGGGCGGGCGTGGCGCTGCGCGCGGCAGAGACGGCGCCGGCGGTGGAGCGGCCGACGGTGGCGAGCGTCGTGGTGAACGCGTTTCCTTCGAGCGTGCTCGACGCGATGGCGCGGGGCGACGTGCTGCAGATCGTGGTGTTCTGCATCCTCTTTGGGCTGGCGGCGGGCGCGGCCGGCGAGAAGGCGCGTCCGCTGGTGCAGTTCGCCGGGTCCCTGGCGGCGGTGTCGTTCCAGTTTACGCGGTTCCTGATGTACGCGGCGCCGGCGGCGATCTTCGCGGCAATCGCGTCGTCGGCGGCGGAGAACGGGGTTGGGATGCTGGCCGGGTTGGGGAAGTTCGTGGTGGCGGCGTGGATCGCTCAGGCGGCGTACGTGGCGGTGGTGCTGGCGCCGGCGCTGAAGATCGCCGGAGCGGATTGGCGGCGGTTCTGGCGGGCGGCGCGGGAGCCGGTGTTGGTGGGGTTCGGGACGACCTCGTCGGCGGCGGCGATTCCGGTGGCGCTCGAGCACATGGAAGGCTACGGCGTGGACCGGCGCGTATTGGGGTTCGTGATGCCGGTGGGGTTGAGCCTGAATCCGGCCGGATCGACGATTCACCTCGCCATGGCTGCGTTTTTCGTGGCGCAAGCGGGCGGATTGGAGTTGAGCGCGGGGCAGGCGGCGATGATCCTGCTGACGTTGAAACTGACGAGCAAGGGCGTGGCGGGGATTCCGCGGGCGAACTTCGTGATACTGGCGGCGCTGTTCGACCAGTTCGGGTTGCCGAAGGAGGGGCTGGCCCTGCTGCTGGGAGTGGACGCGGCGATCGATCCGGTGCGGACGGGAGTGAATGTGCTGGGGCACTGCGTGGCTCCGGTGGTGCTGCAGCGGTGGGACCGGGAGGGGCGGTGCTAG
- a CDS encoding phosphoesterase, protein MRIRVLYHDHCFDGAASAAFFSRFAEEKFYPGAEFDYTGMMHTANQTWDEGLFDGDINAIVDFKYAATGRLTWWFDHHQSAFLTPEDADHFKSAAEPWHFFDPGYRSCTQFIADVAREKFGFEAADLADLVHWADIIDGAQYRDAKEAVEIKIPATQLVLVIEGAKGSGIVQTIIRKMQRETLGEIAASEEVQTLFRPLYEGHLKMMDLIAKVSRCEKDVIFFDLVDDGIEGYNKFIPYYLHPDSLYTVSVLTSSFRTKISVGSNPWAVRELRHNLATICERYGGGGHPRVGAISFPKDGVAEARRVAAEIAAELGT, encoded by the coding sequence ATGCGAATTCGCGTCCTCTATCACGACCATTGTTTCGATGGCGCAGCATCGGCGGCATTCTTCAGCCGTTTCGCTGAAGAAAAGTTCTATCCCGGCGCGGAGTTCGATTACACCGGCATGATGCACACCGCCAACCAGACCTGGGACGAGGGTCTGTTCGACGGCGACATCAACGCGATCGTCGATTTCAAGTACGCCGCCACCGGCCGGCTCACGTGGTGGTTCGACCATCACCAGAGCGCGTTTCTCACGCCGGAAGACGCCGATCACTTCAAGTCCGCCGCCGAGCCGTGGCATTTCTTCGATCCCGGATACCGCTCCTGCACGCAGTTCATCGCCGACGTGGCGCGGGAGAAATTCGGCTTCGAGGCGGCGGACCTCGCCGATCTCGTGCACTGGGCCGACATCATCGACGGCGCGCAGTACCGGGACGCGAAGGAGGCCGTGGAGATCAAGATCCCGGCGACGCAACTGGTGCTGGTGATCGAAGGGGCCAAGGGCTCCGGGATCGTGCAGACGATCATCCGGAAGATGCAGCGGGAGACGCTCGGCGAAATCGCGGCGAGCGAGGAAGTGCAGACGTTGTTCCGGCCGTTGTACGAAGGGCACCTGAAGATGATGGACCTGATCGCGAAGGTTTCCCGGTGCGAGAAGGATGTGATCTTCTTCGACCTCGTCGATGACGGCATCGAGGGATACAACAAGTTCATCCCCTACTACCTGCACCCGGATTCGCTCTACACGGTATCGGTGTTGACGTCGAGCTTCCGGACGAAGATCTCGGTGGGATCGAACCCGTGGGCGGTGCGGGAGCTGAGGCACAACCTGGCGACCATCTGCGAGCGTTACGGAGGCGGGGGCCATCCGCGCGTGGGAGCAATCAGCTTCCCGAAAGACGGCGTGGCCGAGGCGCGGCGGGTGGCGGCCGAAATCGCCGCGGAACTCGGAACCTGA
- a CDS encoding regulatory protein RecX gives MAGPRQAPRKLDADRLMQYALGALGRRALSAGELRERLSRRAAEAADVAGVMERLKEYGYLDDGRFAESFANWRKENQGLGRQRVLRDLRMRRVAPAVAEKAVDAAYAQADETALVEQFLARKMRGVALGEYLAEPKNMASAYRKLRYAGFSPGASIAVLRRYSERAEELEDEPEDNAT, from the coding sequence ATGGCAGGCCCACGCCAAGCTCCGCGCAAGCTCGACGCCGACCGATTGATGCAGTACGCGCTCGGGGCGCTGGGCCGGCGGGCGCTTTCGGCGGGGGAGTTGCGGGAACGGTTGTCGCGCCGGGCGGCCGAAGCGGCCGACGTAGCGGGCGTGATGGAGCGGCTGAAGGAATACGGCTACCTTGATGACGGGCGGTTCGCGGAGAGCTTCGCCAACTGGCGAAAGGAGAATCAGGGCCTGGGACGGCAGCGCGTGCTGCGCGACCTGCGGATGCGGCGCGTGGCTCCGGCGGTGGCCGAAAAGGCCGTGGACGCCGCCTACGCGCAAGCCGACGAGACGGCGCTGGTGGAGCAGTTCCTGGCGCGGAAGATGCGCGGCGTGGCGCTGGGCGAGTACCTCGCGGAGCCCAAGAATATGGCGTCGGCGTACCGGAAGCTCCGGTACGCGGGGTTTTCGCCGGGTGCTTCGATCGCGGTGCTGCGGCGGTATTCGGAGCGGGCGGAAGAACTCGAGGACGAACCGGAAGACAACGCGACTTGA
- a CDS encoding YtxH domain-containing protein, with translation MDDRRISYFFLGLGIGVAAGILFAPKTGEETRKLIRNRAEEGGDFIRRRAEESGDYIRRRGEEFRDAANDAVERGRASIQRQRDQWSAAVDAGRSAYRDAVENTETRSTPEGV, from the coding sequence ATGGACGATCGACGGATTTCTTATTTCTTTCTCGGTTTGGGGATTGGCGTAGCGGCTGGTATTCTGTTCGCTCCGAAGACGGGCGAAGAGACCCGCAAGCTCATCCGCAACCGCGCCGAGGAAGGCGGCGACTTTATCCGCCGCCGGGCCGAAGAGAGCGGCGACTACATCCGCCGCCGCGGCGAGGAATTTCGTGACGCCGCCAACGATGCCGTGGAACGGGGGCGCGCCTCCATCCAACGGCAGCGCGATCAGTGGTCCGCCGCGGTCGACGCCGGCCGGAGCGCCTACCGCGACGCGGTCGAAAACACCGAAACCCGCTCGACGCCCGAAGGCGTCTAG